In Glycine max cultivar Williams 82 chromosome 10, Glycine_max_v4.0, whole genome shotgun sequence, the DNA window ACACTTTAAAAAATGctactaaaaaatagttttttttatcaaacactgaaataaattttttagccaataaaaaacactaaaatttaactaatatgTCGAGGGTAAGATAGCCTAACTAACAGTTTTATACACATAATATTTATCGTTGCCATAGTGGAAACATTTAAAGAAAGCATACAGAATGcttcaaaaaaatgaaagaaagaagaaagcatACAGAATAACACAAAACTGTATATGTTTTAAGGTGGCTTCCGAGGtgggaaattaaaatataagaattaaaaaaattatttttaaactatagaaattaaaaagaaattaaaatataaatgataaaaaattacttttaaactataaagactaaaagaaaattaaaatataaattatataaattaaaaagttactttaaaactataaaaagtaaaaaatgaaattataaaaacgaaatgagtaattaattttttttatataaatatatttcagtGTAGACATGCCTACATTACTCCTGCATGCATctcaaaaaaaagttatatcttACGGACTAAATTTGTATCCCACAGTGGGGATTTACTTTATTCTCGCATCCTATAAGCCGCCTATGTTTTTACTTCTTTTGAGGATGGCATATTCTAATCTTTAAAAGAGACGAAGGACTGTAGGTGTTATGGTTGGGTTGACGCCATTCGAAACATGTTGAAACAGATGAATATGAAATAATTGAGTTAGATATcaagtttaaaaattttatattcgaTCCtactataataaaatataaaacatttaatatttaattaatttatttttaattctaatcTGGAGATAAAATATCTATGTTCTTtccatttttatattctttagttttctttcctattttctcttttctctttatatttttttaaataactaccTGATGATATGACCCCACCTAATCCGATAACAATTTgggtaatttaagttaaattgaattttttcctaataaataaatttgaccCAACACGAttcgataattttttttattgatttagggtcttaaaaaaaattgtcttaatttgacatatttttacacataaaaaaatcacatgataCGAGAAAAGATCTACTTTGATTATAAACTTGATATGATGTTGATGATTTGATTTGCTCGAAACGGttcaattgttttcttttttgacaGAAAATAGTGTAATGCTTCGATTATTCTTTTTATGTACAATGATCACACTAGATTTTAATCTAGTATCTTGTGTAAAGTTTTgattatatgaataatattagGTTAAATGAATATTACTatttactatttgaatacataactgaaaataaaatggTTGTTAACCATCTTCAACCACAAAAGgcatttttaggaaaaaaaatgtttttttttatgtagaaaaaaaagtttgatttgCTACAATTcagtatttgtatttttttttcaagagaatTCAGCAtttgtatttttgtattttaatcttaaattaagACAATCAGAAAAATTCCCACCCGTATATACAAATACAACCATCGAAACTCCCGTGGTCTTTAATGTGTGGTTAACTGCAGAAGAGAAAAAgcctaaaaaaaatgtaatagtcCAATCAAAACTGAAGTGTGTTATGACTATTGGCAAATACATTACCACTTGGCATGAACTTGGCCATTAAAAAACAGTCTCAACTCAAAaagtctaatatatatatatatatatatatatatttgaaaaagcCGGACATGCAACAAGTTGAGCTTTTAAATCACCATTTTGTGTATGTGTCTTTTGCTTTGTTGTTTTGCACTTGTTCAGTCCCTGCGATTACAGTTCACTTTGCcatgcatgaaaaaaaaaacaaacaagcttGATGTGTTCAACCATCATTTCATTTCAAGTGTCATTTGATTAAACAAGTTATCTGATAATAATAGCATCGTCAATAACAAGAAGGGTAACAAACCCTACCCTGATGTGGTGTCCCCAATCCTCACTCCCACATGGCCTTACGTCAGCAATTATCCATTCAGCATTCGTTatccaaaacaataaaaacCTTCTTTGAAATTTTCAGCCCAGGTGTTATGTTAGTAGAGTAGaggaatacattttttttttaaatttttggtaaaaaagggagaaatgtttaatatttaattaggtACATGTACATGGTCATAAGACATTCCCTTTCTATTCCTATTCTTGTTGCAATTAgtcatataataattattttttataattattataagtacagaatttaatattttccaACATCGCTTATTATTGcacataaataacaaaaaatgttaCTCATATAAatgattgaaatatattaaaaatgataaaatcataaataataatatatagaataGAATTAAAAGAGTGTCTTAAAAATGTTATCATCAAATATATCTAAAATGTTTCTTGTCATTAAACGAAGACGTGCATATaaataatgcattttttttttaattttcttccgttgcatggttttaatttttctgataaaagcataaaaagtaaataagcCTTCACAGTTCTATGGTTCTCATTCTGCTTCTTGGTACTTgatgttcttcttcttcctctgccATCCATATCGGGTTCATAACGCAAACTCTGTCCAAAATCACCGCTTGATGCTCTTTATCTTTTCCAATCTTATCCAAATTCTTCCCTTCAATTCTCTTCACTCTTTTTTCTGCGCCGAAATGGGTCTAATCTTGAATATAATCTTGAATCATAATGTGCAATCTTCATCGGTTACGTGTCCTTAAAATTGGATTCTTTTCTATCCATGAGTTCAATTGGGTTATCCGTTTCAATCCAGTTTTCGTAACAGTTTGATACAcacactcatatatatatattctctgttgattttgattttttttttctttttgggcaCTTTCACGTTTTCTTTCTGATAAGGGGGTAGAAAAGAAGGCTGCGACTTTTTCAAAGGGTTGATTAGAAATGGTGTCAGGGAGCGACCCAGTTGAGTCTTTTTTCAATTCCGTTCAAGTTGTGAAGGATTCGCTGTCGCCACTTGAAGTGGGTATTCGCAAGGCGGCGAAGGATCTTGAGCATTGTTTGGCAGGGTCAAAGAACAAGGTAAACAATGGTGTTTGTTTGATTGCCCCAGTGAGGGAAAGTGGTGCATTTCAGATCTGTgatgtgaagaagaagaaaggtttGTCAATGAAGGTTCCCTTGAAGGCTTTCTGGGGCATGTTTTCACAGAATTCAGGGAATGGTAATGGTAATGGTAGTAGTAATATTAGAGCTCAAGTGGGCAAGGAAGATGGACCCTCTTGCACCAATTGCTTGCAGTTTGCTGTGACTTGGTCTTTGTTGGTTAATGGATTCCTTCAGTCTCTGCCACTTCCTTTCAAATCTGGGAAGAAGAAGTGTCAGAAAGTGTGTGATGAAGACAAGCTGTGTTCTTGCATGAAGCCTACTGTTTCATCATGTGAGGTGAAGCAGAATGAATCCAAGGGGGGTCAGTTTGGTAGAGCAGTTAGGGAGAAGGGTGTGAGGAAGAAGGATGGGAAAAATGTTTCACTTGAGTGCCTTATAGGTTTTATCTTTGATCAGCTATCTCAGACTCTTCAGAGTCTTGATCATCATGGGGTGCAAGATAATAATGATGACCTTGACAATGGGAAAACTAGTCTGCCCCAAccttctttttctcattttggtCATGTGAATGCACTCGCAGGTTTCTTGGAGGAGCACAAAGTATATGTGAATAGCTTCTTGGGGAATTTGAGGTTTGCAAAGGTGGGTGGTGTGCCATCAAGTGTGCCTGGAGAAGAAAGCCCTTCAACTAACGGAGAGGGAGATATTAGTAGTGACAATGGTAATGGTAATAATGAAAACAAGGATGAAACCGGAGGAAATTCGCCGCAGAAGGTTGCCAACAACATATTCAGTATTCCTCTCTCGAATGTGGAGCGTCTAAAGTCGACACTTTCCACAGTTTCATTGACAGAATTGATTGAACTGCTACCGCAGCTGGGGAGAACATCTAAAGACCATCCTGATAAGAAGAAACTAATCTCGGTACAAGATTTCTTTAGATACACAGAAGCTGAAGGTATGGGCATCTTATATAGGATAGGaagaacaattttaaatttgctTGCATGAAATAGAAGCAAACTCTTCTTAATAacttaaattattgatttttaaaacgtAGAGTCCTTTGGATTATGGTGtacttttgttatttaaaacTGTGAACTCATTTATAAGCATATACCTGCACGTAGGAATAGGAAATAAATGTAGTTATGCTTGACATGGAAGGATCTGTGAAAATATCAATTCAATTTGCCTTTAAGGGAGGAATCTGCCTCAACAAATATACAAGTATAGGTTAGGtacatttttaattgttaaatgatATTGGCAATTAGCTTATAATTTCTGTTCCTAGAGGTATGATAGGGGATGTAATATTATTGAGGCATATAATAGAATTTGAGTAAACAGTAATGtaggtttttttaataaatctgcTTATGGTTCTCAAATGCACGGCTTTGGTTCCCTGAGAACAATTTGTTTTAGAGTTTGATTTTGGAAATGTGAAGGAGTGAAGAATAAATTAGGCTGCTTGAGGACTGATAGGAATGTAAAATGTGAATGTTAGTAGTTTCCCAGTTTTATCAGTGTTAAGGAAGGTAGGAGATGAAATAGTTTCTTCTGGATCTCTTTGCTGCTAAATATCACTAGTATTTCTTCTATGTTGAGATGCACAAAATCATAACATTTGCTAAGTTCCCTGGCTTATTTTACATCAGTAAACTACTCCATagtttaaatgtttttgttggTCTTGATGGTTTCCAAACCAATGTAACCTTTTACCCTAGTTCTTGATGTTTTCATTGAGTTTTTTTCGCTGTCTTAGCAGAGCATAGCAAACATTTgaagtccaaaaaaaaaaaaaaaaaattagaacaaaggaaacaaacaaaattagggTCTGTAGATTGCTGTTTTTGAAAAcaggttttttgttttttttaaaaatatatttgataaggTTTGCTTTGGTttcaagatttaaaattttaaacaataacaAGTCAAGTATGTtttcaaagatgttttttgttttcatgtttatgcTTTAACCAACCTTGAGACCTTCACCTCCTCAATTGAGGCTAAACCCTGACCTTCACCTCTTCACTTAGGTTAGTCAGTGCCAACCCCACACTATCTTCCCTGCTGACCCAGGTGCCTAGCTGTACCATTTGCTGGCCAAAATTCCCATTGGATGAGATCCTTCCAGATCCAAAGCAATGAGGCCTGATCCAAAACAGGCTCCTTCCAAGTTCCATCCCCTTGTTCTGAAAAAATATCCAGTTCTAAACCCTCTTACCCTCTTCATCTTGAGGAACCATTCCCCACCATTTGGCAGCAAACATTTCATACTAGTGGAACATTTCATCTCCCCACAAATCTCAATCTTTGTGATTACTTCTTTGGGCCTAGGCATGACAAATAACCCTGTACCCATGGGCACCGCCCTGAACCTGTCCCAACTTTGACGGAGAATACTCGCTTTGATCAGGTATAGGTACAGGTATGGGTATTACCCAAACTATTTAAGCGGGGATGGGTGTCAAATTATACCCGTACCcgtacatcttttttttttataatttttttgtctcaACATATACATACgtacataatatatattaaagattttattgttataatttttgaaaatataaatcaatttaggttaatagttaaataattaaataacaaacttaaaaatatacatttaactataaatataattgaattcttaattttttaactttaatttctttgttatccattatatttatatgctgtttgaattaaaatacaattaaaatcttaatatataatttatttaaaatatataaggaaAGTAGAATTATAAAAGAGTGTAATGGGTTATCCGCGGGTATACCCGAATCTGATTGCCATCCCTATTTGGGCCTGATAACCCAACTGGTATGGGACTCTCCCAGCTTCCAAATCTGTCATCAAGGGTCTCTCAAACATTCCGTTACAGAGGAAGTGCTGGCTTCAAATTTGTCACAGTTTTCAGtgtgaaaagcaaaaaaaaaaaaaaaacgctgGCTTTGAATCCATTGACAACACAAGCAATATTGTGAATGCCAATGGAGAAGGTggacatattttaaaaactgttttcaaaattttatcatAAGCAATTTGAAagcagtttttaaaattatttttttacaaaaataattttataaaacaaaattttaagactgcttaatttttttctggATTAATGTTTGGGTGTTGTGGCAATAAATCTCTGCATGATCAAAATTGTAATTAGTAATTACGTATGACTTAGGGCTGGCAAAATGGGTCCGGCCCACAAATAGGGCCAGGTTGGGCTTAAAAAAGGTAGTCCAAATAGAGATGAGCGAATAGAGCCAGGTTTGACTCGGGCCGGGCTGTCCCGATGGGCCATGGATTGGCCcggttaataatataataatattaaataaaatgtagtgagttagtatttataatttaaaaaataaaatgtacccAAACCCTTCTTCACAACAGCCCAGACCATCTCTATCTTATTTACTTAGTGCAGCCCCTAGAACACCTGAGTTACTCCCCTTCTTTTTATTTCCATCTTTACTAGGCCCACCTTCTATTTTTCTACCGCTAAGTTGCTAACAGCCCTATGGTAGCCCATTTGATTCAATATCTGATCCCTATTCCATGACAACTTTATCAGTTTCACTTTGCACTCTCCTCTTCTTCCTGCTCCTTGCAATTATTCGATGATttggtttttgtaatttttttcattcatttttgtatatttctaAATTAGCCTGAATAGGCTGGGTGGCCCGACATAGGGCTGGGCTGGGCCTAAGAAACCCAGCCTGTAAGAATATGGACCGGGCCACACCTGACCCAATTTCACTGTTTGGCCCACTGGACTGGGCCGGTTCGGCCTGTCCATGTTGCCAGCCCTATGACTATAcaatcaaataatatatttcttgCGATAAATAACTTCTATTACAAATGAATACAGGCTCTAGATCCTATGCAGTAGTGATCTTTTAGACTTTTTGTGCCTTGGTCTGGTACCTACCTACATGTAAGATATGTTTAAGCTAATCTGTTTTTTACATCTTTGCTTAAGTTTTTAGTTAAGATTCACTGTTAATTTGTTCTGTATTGTTAGAAAAGAACCTAGGCATTGAAAAATAGAACTCGACCAAAGAACTTGAAATCTACTTTGTTATTACTATTCAATTACTCTATATTGTTACAATGAGATCCTCTATATATAGAGCCTAGAGAAAGGTAATGATAATCAGAAACAGATAGTACTAGGTGCTGACTCAGCACTATCAACAGTTGGTTAACAGATAGACAAGATAGCCTAGCTCCAACACCAGTTACTAAACTATGTAGGAACTGGCTACTGTACTTACAATTTAAGTCCTCTTTGTGGTATTGGCTGGAATGACAAATTTCACTGTCACTTTCATTATCATACAGGGAGGAGGTTCTTTGAGGAGTTGGATAGAGATGGGGATGGCCAAGTAACTCTGGAAGATCTAGAAGTTGcaatgagaaaaagaaagctGCCACGAAGATATGCTAAAGAATTTATGAGCCGTGCTAGAAGTCACTTATTTTCCAGGTCTTTTGGTTGGAAGCAGTTCTTATCATTAATGGAACAGAAGGAGCCAACAATTCTTCGTGCATATACTTCTCTATGTCTAAGCAAGTCAGGGACACTGAAGAAAAGTGAAATATTGGAATCACTAAAGAATGCAGGACTCCCTGCAAATGAAGACAATGCTGTTGCTATGATGCGATTTCTGAAAGCAGATACAGAAGAATCTATTTCATATGGACATTTCCGCAATTTCATGCTTCTACTTCCCTCCGATCGTCTTCAAGAAGATCCTAGGTAAGATAAATATgagtaattgatttttttgtttaattatttcccCCTGTATGCATTAGATATAATGTCCATCGATAatcctttttaaatatatattttgtttaaaaataataatatggaGAAAAGAGGGGAAGTACAAAAGTGCGAGGATGAGACAtccttcaaaacaaaaattttaaaaaaaggggaACATTAAGCAGTCATGGGCAAAATAAACCATGGGAAATGTAAAACCCCTGATTGTCAACTTCTTGGTAACTCTTACACTACGACACTTCAAATGGTGAGACTTCACTGAACTCCTCGTTGGTCGGAATGTTCCACCATTCAGAACCTTTCATAGGTAGTCCTTTCCAAGACATTGACAACCAGCTCTGACACCATTCAATTGCTCTCAGGATCAATGATTTTTCCCATAAATCAACATGAAACTTTTAAGCGTGCTTTGTCTTCACTCACACACTTTCCAAGAAACTTCCTAGGAGGTCTCCTATCCCATAACTACTCCAACTCAAGCACGCTTAGCTGTGAAATTCTTAAGTGATGAACTACTGAAAAGTAGACGCATCTTGTTGGTTAAgtagtaccaattaattcctttaagttaTCAGCAACTGTACAATTTCATACCTATATAGTCTCTAGATCCTTCTCTTTCTGGTGTGCTTCGTTGGGGTGTTGCAGGGAAGCCATAAACTAATTTCTATCTCACAAAGAGTCACCCTTTGAGATGTATGCATTCTATTCCAACCAAAACTGTAAATTGTCTCAAAGTTTTGGTCTCCTTGCTTTAGCATAACCTTTATATCAAGACCTGGTAAAAAACGACAAACTGGTCAAAGAAACAAGGGAAGACAAacccaaattaatcaaaatcagtAGGAATAGCAAAATGTTTGATTGACACTCAATGTGTTATCTAACACCTAGGAagatagagaaaaaagagagaaataatagTACCCTAGAGATAAAGTTTATGAtatgatagaaaaagaaaaataagttatcGTAGATGTTGATTAGGTGTTTAAAATGAagaataatttatgtattattactctcagaaataattaatacaacacCAGAACCTAATCAATTAGGAATGCTAGCCAGCCAgccagaaagaaagaaaactttGTTCTCCCAAACCATTAATTACATAATTGCTCACCCCAGTTTCCTAGAAGCTCCCTTCAACTCGCGCATGCATGAACCTTACCCATTTCTCTCTCCATATATATAACCCCCCAACCACCATCACTCTTCTAAGTGCCACTCTACAACACAAACAaacccaaaaaaagaaaaagaaaaaagaagtgtAAATTGTCCCAAAGTTTTGGTCTCCTTGCTTTAGCATAACCTTTATATCAAGACCTGTAAACAAGATTAAATTATGTAGAAGTGTTGCAGTTGGTATTTTAATTTCCTCAATGATTCAACTTACACCAGCAGTCAATGATTAAGATTCATCTTCTATATTAAGGACTATTTTTATTATGGTTATACTTTCAGGAGTATTTGGTTTGAAGCTGCGACAGTAGTTGCTGTTCCACCAGCTGTTGAAATTCCTGCTGGAAGCGTTCTGAGATCTGCATTGGCAGGTGGCCTTTCTTGTGCCCTGTCATGTGCGTTACTGCATCCAGTTGATACCATTAAGGTATGCTCTTGAACTTTCATGAACTTATTTATTTCTCTGGTGATTTCATGTCTTTGTTTGTATAATGCATATAATTCCATATTCCTCTCTTAgctgtttgatttttttggtttcttttagAGGCCTCATCATTGTCTTATTTGGTATATTAGACTCGAGTACAAGCATCAACAATGTCCTTCCCTGAAATAATTTCTAAGCTGCCAGAGATTGGAAGGCGGGGTTTATACAGGGGCTCAATCCCTGCAATTCTTGGACAGTTTTCGAGGTTGTTCATTtgatccctttttttttcatttcttccctCTCATATTCATTTATCTTGAAACAAATAAGCAGAAAAGTATTTGATGTTTTAAGCTTCATTAATACCTTCCCTTAGCAATCATATAATAGTTATTTTCCTTTCAAGCTCATGCTATCTTTGATAATGCAGCCATGGCTTGCGAACTGGGATATTTGAAGCAAGTAAATTGGTGTTGATAAATGTTGCTCCTACACTGCCAGAACTCCAGGTAATTTGTAAAGCCTATTTGCTGTTATTTATATAGTCTGGACTACTCCTGAGTCCTGATTATGCTTTCCTTGTTTGTTGTTGGGAATGCATACACTGAATGGCCACATTTCCGTATTCAGTTAATTATACCTAAGTCCTTATATTGTCCTATAAGATCAGGTTTTCAGATTTTGTGCATTGTATAATTTAGTATTAGTTAAAGCTGTTAGAAAAGTGTTTGAGAAGATAGCTAAACTCTGTTGTAATTGATGTTTTACTTAAGCTAAAATTTTTAGCTCCTTGTCTTTATTAAGAAAGGATTGTTCTATAATGTCTTTCCTCACAGGGACATGTTAAGTACTGAAGATGATTTAAAATGAAAGGTAATAAATGATTCTTAACCTGAGGGCACAGGTTAATGGCACCCTTATTAGAATGAAGCAAATACTTTAAATTGAGATGTTCATACCTAA includes these proteins:
- the LOC100807842 gene encoding mitochondrial substrate carrier family protein C, which translates into the protein MVSGSDPVESFFNSVQVVKDSLSPLEVGIRKAAKDLEHCLAGSKNKVNNGVCLIAPVRESGAFQICDVKKKKGLSMKVPLKAFWGMFSQNSGNGNGNGSSNIRAQVGKEDGPSCTNCLQFAVTWSLLVNGFLQSLPLPFKSGKKKCQKVCDEDKLCSCMKPTVSSCEVKQNESKGGQFGRAVREKGVRKKDGKNVSLECLIGFIFDQLSQTLQSLDHHGVQDNNDDLDNGKTSLPQPSFSHFGHVNALAGFLEEHKVYVNSFLGNLRFAKVGGVPSSVPGEESPSTNGEGDISSDNGNGNNENKDETGGNSPQKVANNIFSIPLSNVERLKSTLSTVSLTELIELLPQLGRTSKDHPDKKKLISVQDFFRYTEAEGRRFFEELDRDGDGQVTLEDLEVAMRKRKLPRRYAKEFMSRARSHLFSRSFGWKQFLSLMEQKEPTILRAYTSLCLSKSGTLKKSEILESLKNAGLPANEDNAVAMMRFLKADTEESISYGHFRNFMLLLPSDRLQEDPRSIWFEAATVVAVPPAVEIPAGSVLRSALAGGLSCALSCALLHPVDTIKTRVQASTMSFPEIISKLPEIGRRGLYRGSIPAILGQFSSHGLRTGIFEASKLVLINVAPTLPELQVQSVASFCSTFLGTAVRIPCEVLKQRLQAGLFDNVGEAFVATWEQDGLRGFFRGTGATLCREVPFYVAGMGLYAESKKVAERLLERELGPLETIAVGALSGGLAAVVTTPFDVMKTRMMTAQGRSVSMTLIAFSILKHEGPLGLFKGAVPRFFWIAPLGAMNFAGYELAKKAMNKNEEGKAGSSE